The following coding sequences are from one Shewanella eurypsychrophilus window:
- a CDS encoding EAL domain-containing protein, translating into MISAIADEILTKPDEASIPDELALQLKRNYPPIYDVTVTATHPDQSERFHFVIEYSKLGIELNLIIQSDKTVKIGLKNNCVMTWMQKSLLFDIYLPNSPLETSIGMSHRLSFLLSSSSKGFKFSNSGGIYFNQDGVIKVLAMLIFLWPSLFILMRLYFKNRVPNSKHKKFSNLYLSKMISQKSISIKFQPVINITNNRLTSLECLCRVNNNDRAPECIQHLDSSMCFKLLVFSLNTIQQYNNKGIYLRSNTYSINVLPETIIEYVTHNIWKQHASMNNLNIIIEISESKLTNNVRSALNEAILQLKKIGFRFMIDRFGSDQASIYDVLTLPIDYIKIDRSIVEGVTLKKNHDFLKSVTHFCRNNKIGIVAEGVSKEIHRDTLCKIGIIFQQGFLHGKAQPLSVLFKEDKRQDFYTLPFT; encoded by the coding sequence ATGATAAGTGCGATAGCAGACGAGATTTTAACTAAACCAGATGAAGCTTCGATACCGGATGAGTTAGCGCTGCAGCTGAAACGTAACTACCCACCAATTTATGATGTAACAGTTACAGCAACCCACCCCGACCAGAGTGAGCGTTTTCACTTTGTTATTGAGTATAGCAAGCTAGGAATTGAACTGAACCTCATCATTCAGTCAGACAAAACAGTCAAGATAGGCCTAAAGAATAATTGTGTAATGACTTGGATGCAAAAAAGTTTACTATTTGATATTTACCTTCCTAACAGTCCGCTTGAAACGTCAATTGGAATGTCTCATCGTCTCAGTTTTTTGCTTTCATCGAGTAGCAAGGGGTTTAAATTTTCAAATAGTGGTGGGATTTACTTTAACCAAGATGGAGTCATAAAAGTTTTAGCAATGCTCATTTTTTTATGGCCATCACTATTTATACTAATGAGATTATATTTTAAAAACAGAGTGCCAAATTCAAAACATAAAAAGTTTTCTAATTTATACTTATCAAAAATGATAAGCCAGAAATCAATCAGCATTAAATTCCAGCCAGTTATAAACATTACCAATAACCGACTAACATCTCTAGAATGTCTTTGCAGAGTTAATAATAATGACCGAGCTCCAGAGTGTATACAACATCTGGATAGTAGTATGTGCTTTAAGCTACTTGTCTTCTCCCTAAATACCATACAGCAATATAATAACAAAGGTATTTACCTAAGGAGCAACACATACAGTATTAACGTGCTACCGGAAACAATCATTGAATATGTGACACATAATATCTGGAAGCAGCATGCATCTATGAATAATTTAAATATTATTATTGAAATCTCTGAGTCTAAACTGACGAACAATGTCAGAAGTGCATTAAATGAAGCTATTCTTCAGCTTAAAAAGATAGGTTTTAGATTTATGATAGATAGGTTTGGTAGTGATCAGGCTAGCATTTACGACGTACTAACACTGCCAATTGACTACATAAAAATAGACAGGAGTATAGTTGAAGGCGTGACACTCAAGAAAAACCATGATTTTCTAAAAAGTGTCACTCATTTCTGTAGAAATAATAAGATAGGGATTGTCGCTGAAGGAGTCAGCAAAGAAATCCATCGAGATACTCTTTGCAAGATAGGAATTATTTTTCAGCAGGGCTTCTTGCATGGAAAAGCTCAACCCTTATCAGTGCTGTTCAAAGAAGATAAACGACAAGACTTTTATACCTTACCCTTTACTTAA
- a CDS encoding zinc ribbon-containing protein gives MSKRSTELLSLYEALLAQVKSDYSDDNSMTVKELFSIVTNRAEFLSIKDRAKENELALVEQFLKRDIAAYLQQKNDTDLSHSPTVITAESTLWHWLSSITDRSQIEWHEVLQDFKHQGLYQSGEVVNQGTMVCTHCGHEMKIEFPGIIPDCPQCDKSEFTREALAP, from the coding sequence ATGAGTAAGAGAAGTACTGAGTTACTATCGCTTTACGAGGCGCTATTAGCGCAAGTTAAATCTGATTATTCTGACGATAACTCGATGACAGTAAAGGAGTTATTCTCAATAGTCACAAACAGGGCTGAATTTCTTTCAATTAAAGATCGGGCTAAAGAGAATGAGCTTGCTTTAGTCGAACAATTTTTAAAACGTGACATTGCGGCATATCTTCAACAAAAAAATGATACAGACTTAAGTCACAGCCCGACGGTGATCACTGCTGAGAGTACACTATGGCACTGGTTAAGCAGTATTACTGACAGAAGTCAGATAGAGTGGCATGAGGTTTTACAAGACTTTAAGCATCAAGGACTTTATCAAAGTGGTGAGGTCGTGAATCAAGGTACTATGGTGTGTACTCACTGCGGACATGAGATGAAAATTGAATTTCCTGGCATTATCCCTGATTGCCCTCAATGTGATAAAAGTGAGTTTACTCGTGAGGCATTAGCTCCTTAA
- the leuS gene encoding leucine--tRNA ligase, whose translation MQEQYQPSEIEAKVQQHWQDKKTFEVTEDENKEKFYCLSMFPYPSGRLHMGHVRNYTIGDVVARYQRLQGKNVLQPIGWDSFGLPAENAAIKNNTAPAPWTYENIDYMKNQLKMLGFGYDWSREIATCTPEYYRWEQWFFTKLFEKGLVYKKTASVNWCPNDETVLANEQVIDGCCWRCDTVVEQKEIPQWFIKITEYADELLKDIDQLDEWPEQVKTMQRNWIGRSEGIEMTFQVADSEQSFDIYTTRPDTVMGVTYVAIAAGHPLAEQAAANNPELTAFIEECKNADTTEAAMAAMEKKGVDTGLKAIHPLTGELVPVWAANFVLMNYGTGAVMSVPGHDQRDYEFANKYGLEIKGVIKPTDAELDISEEAFTDKGIVFNSGDAFPELDGLDFQAAFDAIDARLTAEGKGKRQVNFRLRDWGVSRQRYWGAPIPMVTLADGTVVPTPEDQLPVILPEDVVMDGIQSPIKADKEWAKTTYNGEEAFRETDTFDTFMESSWYYARYCSPHADEMLDPAKANYWLPVDQYIGGIEHACMHLLYFRFFHKLLRDIGLVDSDEPAKRLLTQGMVLADAYYYNNEKGARVWVAPSDVTVTESDDKGRPVKSVDSQGNELIYTGMSKMSKSKNNGIDPQEMVNKYGADTVRLFMMFAAPPELTLEWQESSVEGAHRFIKRLWKVSHDHIAKGVDSSQLKALDVKALDNKQKELRRELHKTIAKVSDDIERRQMFNTAIASIMELMNRLQKAPTESEQDRALMQEALCAVVRLLYPIIPHTSFNLWNELGNSDDIEEVLWPEVDKSALVEDSKLIIVQVNGKLRAKITVPADASKEAVEEQGLADEGVQKHTEGKTIRKVIYVPGKLLNIVAN comes from the coding sequence ATGCAAGAGCAATATCAACCTTCAGAAATTGAAGCTAAAGTGCAGCAGCACTGGCAAGACAAAAAAACCTTTGAAGTCACCGAAGATGAAAACAAAGAGAAATTCTACTGTCTCTCAATGTTTCCTTACCCTTCAGGCCGTCTACACATGGGTCATGTACGTAATTACACCATAGGCGACGTTGTCGCTCGTTACCAGCGATTACAGGGAAAAAATGTTCTGCAACCTATTGGTTGGGACTCATTTGGTTTGCCTGCTGAAAATGCTGCTATCAAAAATAATACAGCCCCAGCGCCATGGACCTATGAAAATATCGATTACATGAAAAACCAGCTAAAGATGCTGGGATTCGGGTATGACTGGAGCCGTGAAATCGCAACCTGTACCCCAGAATATTACCGTTGGGAGCAATGGTTCTTCACTAAGTTATTCGAAAAAGGCTTAGTCTATAAGAAGACAGCTTCGGTTAACTGGTGTCCTAATGATGAAACTGTATTAGCAAATGAGCAGGTTATCGATGGCTGCTGCTGGCGCTGTGATACCGTAGTTGAGCAAAAAGAGATCCCACAGTGGTTTATTAAGATCACTGAGTATGCCGATGAGCTACTGAAAGATATCGACCAGTTAGATGAATGGCCAGAGCAAGTTAAGACCATGCAACGTAACTGGATTGGCCGCAGCGAAGGTATCGAAATGACCTTCCAAGTTGCCGACAGTGAACAGTCATTTGACATATATACAACGCGCCCAGACACTGTGATGGGGGTTACCTATGTTGCTATTGCTGCCGGTCATCCACTTGCTGAGCAAGCTGCTGCCAATAATCCTGAACTGACTGCATTCATTGAAGAGTGTAAGAACGCTGACACTACCGAAGCTGCTATGGCCGCAATGGAGAAAAAAGGTGTTGATACCGGTCTTAAAGCTATTCACCCTCTTACAGGTGAACTCGTTCCAGTTTGGGCTGCTAACTTCGTATTAATGAACTACGGTACTGGCGCAGTAATGTCTGTACCAGGTCATGATCAGCGCGACTACGAGTTTGCTAATAAGTATGGCCTTGAGATAAAAGGCGTGATCAAGCCTACCGATGCTGAACTAGATATCAGCGAAGAAGCATTCACAGACAAAGGTATAGTGTTTAATTCAGGTGATGCTTTCCCTGAGCTTGATGGCCTTGACTTCCAAGCGGCATTCGATGCTATAGACGCTAGACTAACCGCTGAAGGTAAAGGTAAGCGTCAGGTAAATTTCCGTTTACGTGATTGGGGCGTTTCTCGTCAGAGATACTGGGGAGCTCCTATCCCTATGGTCACCCTTGCCGATGGCACTGTGGTCCCCACTCCAGAAGATCAACTTCCGGTAATCTTGCCTGAAGATGTGGTTATGGATGGAATTCAAAGCCCAATCAAGGCCGACAAAGAATGGGCTAAGACTACATATAACGGTGAAGAGGCCTTTAGAGAGACTGATACCTTCGATACCTTCATGGAGTCATCTTGGTACTACGCACGTTACTGTAGCCCCCACGCAGATGAAATGTTAGATCCGGCCAAAGCAAATTACTGGTTACCAGTGGATCAGTATATTGGTGGTATCGAACATGCCTGTATGCATTTGCTTTACTTCCGCTTCTTCCACAAACTGCTACGTGATATCGGCTTAGTTGACTCAGATGAGCCAGCTAAGCGACTGCTTACTCAAGGTATGGTACTAGCTGATGCTTACTACTATAACAACGAGAAAGGTGCCCGCGTTTGGGTTGCCCCGAGTGATGTAACCGTTACCGAAAGCGATGATAAAGGCCGTCCAGTTAAATCTGTCGATAGCCAAGGTAACGAGCTGATTTACACAGGCATGAGCAAGATGTCTAAATCAAAGAACAACGGCATAGACCCACAAGAGATGGTCAACAAATATGGCGCCGATACTGTGCGTTTATTTATGATGTTTGCTGCGCCTCCAGAGCTCACTCTTGAATGGCAAGAGTCGAGTGTTGAAGGGGCTCACCGCTTCATTAAACGTCTGTGGAAAGTTTCCCATGACCATATAGCTAAAGGCGTCGACTCTTCACAACTGAAGGCTCTCGATGTCAAAGCACTCGATAACAAGCAGAAAGAGCTACGCCGTGAGCTACACAAAACCATAGCTAAAGTCAGTGATGATATTGAGCGTCGTCAGATGTTCAATACTGCTATTGCTTCTATTATGGAATTGATGAATCGTCTTCAGAAAGCACCAACTGAGTCAGAGCAAGATCGCGCTTTGATGCAGGAAGCACTGTGTGCTGTAGTACGTCTGCTCTACCCTATCATTCCGCACACCAGCTTTAACTTGTGGAATGAACTAGGAAATAGTGACGATATCGAAGAGGTTCTGTGGCCAGAAGTTGATAAATCAGCACTTGTTGAAGACAGCAAGTTAATCATAGTCCAAGTTAATGGCAAGCTTCGTGCTAAGATCACTGTTCCAGCTGATGCTAGTAAAGAAGCAGTTGAAGAGCAAGGTCTTGCAGATGAAGGCGTGCAAAAGCACACCGAAGGCAAAACTATTCGCAAGGTCATCTATGTACCGGGCAAGTTGCTCAACATAGTGGCTAACTAA
- the lptE gene encoding LPS assembly lipoprotein LptE yields the protein MLIKRICFAIVALSILLSAGCGFKLQGNYSIPEQLQTLNLSSKDEYSELTRLVRERLRLHSIKLVDAADDTPTLRILHDSLERTTLSLYPTGNVAEYELTYHVTFAVRLPQGEAQEFDVDIHRDYLDDPRTALAKSREMELLLKEMRNQAADQMIQTLASLEVE from the coding sequence ATGCTTATTAAACGCATATGTTTCGCAATAGTAGCACTGAGCATCTTGCTCAGTGCTGGTTGCGGCTTTAAACTTCAGGGTAACTACTCAATTCCTGAGCAGCTACAAACCCTAAACCTGTCCAGTAAGGATGAGTATAGTGAGTTAACTCGCTTGGTCCGTGAACGCCTGCGTTTACATAGCATTAAGTTAGTTGATGCTGCCGACGATACGCCCACACTACGTATTTTACATGACTCATTAGAAAGAACGACCTTGTCACTTTACCCCACAGGTAATGTTGCCGAATATGAACTCACTTATCATGTGACGTTTGCCGTTCGCTTACCTCAAGGTGAAGCTCAAGAGTTCGATGTCGATATTCATCGTGATTACCTCGACGATCCTCGCACCGCGTTAGCCAAGAGTCGTGAGATGGAGCTCCTCCTCAAGGAGATGCGAAATCAAGCCGCCGATCAGATGATCCAAACTTTAGCTTCATTAGAGGTCGAGTAA
- the holA gene encoding DNA polymerase III subunit delta, giving the protein MRVYQDQLSKQLSPLKQCYMIFGDDPWLCETSRSQILKHAKKQGFDEKIQLIQETGFNWNSLIDEWQAMSLFSSRRVIELTLPQAKPGAEGGAIFQSLMKMANPDVLLIITGPKLAAEQTKSKWFKTLDNHGVYIPCATPEGQQFQRWLDTRIQHFDLTLSRDAKEMLFSLYEGNLLAADQSLQLLQLLSPNQQISSQELTRYFEDQSRFNVFQLTDAMLNNQQDNAQHILSQLKAEGVAMPILLWGIFKELGILLQLKSALESQQSLQSLWGKLRIWDKRKPLYQAALNRLTLTQIESLLASASELELNLKQQGIEDWTGLSHLSLLFDPKAHLALSHIKLNHWN; this is encoded by the coding sequence ATGCGGGTCTATCAAGATCAACTCTCTAAACAGCTTTCACCACTGAAGCAGTGCTATATGATCTTCGGTGATGATCCTTGGCTATGTGAAACCAGCCGCAGTCAGATCCTCAAGCATGCTAAGAAACAAGGCTTCGACGAAAAAATACAGTTAATCCAGGAAACTGGCTTCAACTGGAATTCACTCATTGATGAATGGCAGGCAATGAGTTTATTTTCAAGCCGAAGAGTGATTGAATTAACTTTACCTCAGGCAAAGCCTGGAGCCGAAGGTGGCGCCATATTTCAAAGCTTGATGAAAATGGCCAATCCAGATGTGCTATTAATCATCACAGGGCCAAAACTCGCCGCAGAACAGACAAAGAGTAAGTGGTTTAAAACCTTAGATAACCATGGCGTTTACATTCCTTGTGCTACACCAGAGGGCCAACAATTTCAACGCTGGCTAGATACCCGTATTCAGCACTTTGATTTGACGCTAAGCCGAGATGCTAAAGAGATGCTATTCAGCCTCTATGAGGGGAACTTACTCGCGGCGGATCAATCTCTACAACTGCTCCAACTCTTGAGCCCTAACCAGCAGATAAGTAGCCAAGAATTGACACGTTACTTTGAAGATCAGTCTCGCTTTAATGTGTTTCAGCTAACCGATGCGATGCTGAATAACCAACAAGATAATGCGCAGCATATTCTGTCACAGTTAAAAGCCGAAGGCGTTGCTATGCCCATTTTGCTGTGGGGGATCTTTAAAGAGCTAGGTATTTTACTGCAATTGAAATCAGCCCTTGAGTCTCAACAATCTCTGCAATCACTTTGGGGGAAATTAAGGATTTGGGATAAACGTAAGCCACTTTATCAAGCAGCCTTAAATCGCCTTACGTTAACGCAAATAGAAAGCTTACTTGCTAGCGCCTCTGAATTAGAGCTCAATCTCAAACAGCAAGGTATCGAAGATTGGACGGGATTGAGTCACTTAAGCTTACTTTTTGATCCTAAAGCACATTTAGCCCTGTCTCATATAAAACTTAACCATTGGAACTAA
- the nadD gene encoding nicotinate-nucleotide adenylyltransferase produces the protein MKRIGILGGTFDPIHFGHIRPALEVKVQLNLDSIWLMPNHIPPHKSSTTVNTEQRLEMVNLVCQEYDCFQLCDVEARRDEPSYLLTTLKELHESHPHDELFFLIGTDSLVSLPTWYQWQSLFDYCHFAVSARDGWQVTQDMPIFEEYEQRLTSASQISTPKTGCIFEVDVTPQPYSSTQIRQQLALGKSPVDAVPRQILHFIAKKNLYQTQA, from the coding sequence GTGAAACGCATAGGTATATTAGGTGGCACCTTTGACCCTATCCATTTTGGCCATATCCGTCCGGCACTTGAGGTCAAGGTTCAGCTCAACCTGGATTCGATTTGGCTTATGCCCAACCATATTCCTCCACACAAATCTTCGACAACGGTGAATACTGAGCAACGCCTTGAAATGGTAAATCTAGTCTGTCAGGAGTATGACTGCTTTCAGTTATGTGATGTTGAAGCTCGTAGAGATGAGCCATCTTATCTGCTCACAACGCTTAAAGAACTTCATGAAAGTCATCCTCATGATGAGTTGTTTTTCTTAATAGGCACTGATTCGCTTGTCTCTTTGCCAACTTGGTATCAATGGCAATCTCTGTTTGATTACTGTCACTTTGCCGTTTCGGCTCGTGACGGCTGGCAAGTCACTCAAGACATGCCTATTTTTGAAGAGTATGAACAAAGATTAACGAGTGCAAGCCAAATAAGCACTCCTAAAACAGGCTGTATATTTGAGGTTGATGTTACGCCTCAACCTTATTCATCGACACAGATCAGGCAACAATTAGCACTGGGGAAAAGCCCAGTTGATGCCGTCCCCAGACAAATTCTACATTTTATAGCTAAAAAAAACCTGTATCAAACACAAGCTTAA
- the rsfS gene encoding ribosome silencing factor has protein sequence MESAKLKQFVIDKVEDLKAKDIVTLEVSELSNLTDYMVVCSGTSKTHVKAIAENLVVECKRANLKIIGVEGREGSEWVLVDLGDVILHVMQDKTRDLYELEKLWSAKPE, from the coding sequence GTGGAAAGCGCTAAACTAAAGCAGTTTGTAATCGACAAAGTCGAAGATTTAAAGGCCAAAGACATTGTTACTTTGGAAGTTTCTGAGCTATCAAATCTAACTGATTATATGGTGGTTTGTTCTGGTACATCTAAAACACACGTAAAAGCGATTGCTGAAAATCTTGTGGTTGAATGTAAGCGTGCAAATTTGAAAATAATTGGTGTTGAAGGCCGTGAGGGCAGTGAATGGGTACTGGTTGATCTTGGTGATGTGATCCTTCATGTTATGCAAGACAAGACTCGTGACCTTTATGAGCTAGAAAAGCTCTGGTCAGCCAAACCAGAATAA
- the rlmH gene encoding 23S rRNA (pseudouridine(1915)-N(3))-methyltransferase RlmH, with amino-acid sequence MKLQLVAVGTRMPDWVTTGFGEYQRRFPRDMALELVEIPAGKRGKNADIARILHKEGEQMLAAIPKSNHIVSLDLPGKTWKTPDLASQLSRWQLDGRDVSLLIGGPEGLSPACKQAASQSWCLSALTLPHPLVRIVVAESLYRAWSVNNNHPYHRE; translated from the coding sequence ATGAAATTACAGTTAGTTGCTGTTGGCACTCGCATGCCAGATTGGGTTACGACAGGATTTGGGGAATATCAACGACGATTCCCCAGAGATATGGCACTCGAACTGGTTGAGATCCCTGCAGGGAAAAGAGGCAAAAACGCCGATATAGCTCGCATTCTCCATAAAGAAGGCGAACAGATGTTAGCGGCTATCCCTAAGAGCAACCACATTGTAAGCTTGGATCTTCCAGGGAAGACCTGGAAGACGCCAGACTTAGCTTCACAGCTCAGTCGATGGCAACTTGATGGACGGGATGTCAGCCTACTAATAGGTGGACCCGAAGGTCTTTCTCCCGCCTGCAAGCAAGCAGCATCGCAAAGCTGGTGTCTATCTGCTTTGACTCTGCCCCACCCTTTAGTGAGGATAGTGGTTGCCGAAAGCCTATATCGAGCTTGGAGCGTCAATAACAACCACCCTTATCATAGGGAATAG